A region of Candidatus Binatia bacterium DNA encodes the following proteins:
- a CDS encoding UDP-glucuronic acid decarboxylase family protein, with amino-acid sequence MRILITGGAGFIGSHLADRLLADGHSVIAIDNLATGHTRNIEHLAGHERFKFIKHDVTEYIYIEGKLDVVLHLASLPSPVDYLKKPIPTLKVGALGTHKALGLARSKGACFMLASTSEVYGDPLVHPQPESYWGNVNPVGPRGVYDESKRFAEAITMAYHRYHGLDTRIFRIFNTYGPRMRPEDGRVVTNFIAQALRGEPLTVYDDGSRTRSFCYVSDLVDGIVKLMHVPEPEPINLGNPSEMKILEFAQLVQKLTGSTSEIVFVTPTDERTKDDPQVRRPDITRARTVLGWEPRVSVEEGLARTIEYFRARFAEQA; translated from the coding sequence ATGAGAATTCTCATCACCGGCGGAGCCGGCTTCATCGGCTCGCACCTCGCCGACCGCCTGCTCGCGGACGGCCACTCGGTGATCGCGATCGACAACCTCGCGACCGGGCACACGCGCAACATCGAGCACCTCGCCGGTCACGAGCGCTTCAAGTTCATCAAGCACGACGTCACGGAGTACATCTACATCGAGGGCAAGCTCGACGTGGTGCTGCACCTGGCGTCGCTGCCGAGCCCGGTCGACTACCTGAAGAAGCCGATCCCGACGCTGAAGGTCGGCGCGCTCGGCACGCACAAGGCGCTCGGCCTCGCGCGCAGCAAGGGCGCCTGCTTCATGCTCGCCTCGACCTCCGAGGTGTACGGCGACCCGCTCGTGCACCCGCAGCCCGAGTCGTACTGGGGCAACGTCAATCCGGTCGGCCCGCGCGGCGTGTACGACGAGTCGAAGCGCTTCGCCGAGGCCATCACGATGGCGTACCACCGCTACCACGGCCTCGACACGCGCATCTTTCGCATCTTCAACACCTACGGCCCGCGCATGCGTCCCGAGGACGGGCGGGTGGTGACGAACTTCATCGCGCAGGCGCTGCGTGGCGAGCCGCTCACCGTCTACGACGACGGCTCGCGCACGCGCAGCTTCTGCTACGTGAGCGACCTCGTCGACGGCATCGTCAAGCTCATGCACGTGCCGGAACCCGAGCCGATCAACCTCGGCAACCCGTCCGAGATGAAGATCCTCGAGTTCGCGCAGCTCGTGCAGAAGCTGACGGGCTCGACGTCCGAGATCGTCTTCGTCACGCCGACCGACGAGCGCACCAAGGACGACCCGCAGGTACGCCGCCCCGACATCACGCGTGCGCGCACCGTGCTCGGCTGGGAGCCGCGCGTGTCGGTCGAGGAAGGTCTCGCGCGCACCATCGAGTACTTCCGCGCGCGCTTCGCCGAACAGGCCTGA
- a CDS encoding NAD-dependent epimerase/dehydratase family protein — protein MKIVVTGGAGFIGSHVAEAYVQAGHDVVVVDDLSSGKREQVPEGARFVQMDVRDPAIADLFARERPELLSHHAAQMDVRRSVADPRFDADVNIMGLLNLLEAAKAVGTRRVLFASSGGAGYGEQDEFPAPETHRTAPVSPYGVSKIASELYLGCYQAMIGLEWVAMRYANVYGPRQDPHGEAGVVAIFTLKLLSGETPTINGDGKQTRDYVYVGDLVRANLALATHSYCGPMNFGTGIETDVNTLFHELRELCGADVPEQHGPAKPGEQRRSVISPKLAEQVLGWRPEVTLREGLARTVEYFREKRAGGGR, from the coding sequence ATGAAGATCGTGGTCACCGGTGGCGCGGGCTTCATCGGCTCGCACGTCGCCGAGGCGTACGTGCAGGCCGGACACGACGTCGTCGTGGTCGACGACCTGTCGAGCGGCAAGCGCGAGCAGGTGCCCGAGGGCGCGCGCTTCGTGCAGATGGACGTCCGCGACCCGGCGATCGCCGATCTGTTCGCGCGCGAGCGTCCGGAGCTGCTGAGCCACCACGCGGCGCAGATGGACGTCCGGCGCTCGGTCGCGGATCCGCGCTTCGACGCCGACGTCAACATCATGGGGCTGCTCAACCTGCTCGAGGCGGCGAAGGCGGTCGGCACGCGGCGCGTGCTGTTCGCGTCGTCGGGCGGCGCCGGCTACGGCGAGCAGGACGAGTTCCCCGCCCCGGAGACGCACCGGACCGCACCGGTGAGCCCGTACGGCGTGAGCAAGATCGCGAGCGAGCTCTACCTCGGCTGCTACCAGGCGATGATCGGCCTGGAGTGGGTCGCGATGCGCTACGCCAACGTCTACGGCCCGCGTCAGGACCCGCACGGCGAGGCCGGCGTGGTCGCGATCTTCACGCTCAAGCTGCTCTCCGGCGAGACGCCGACCATCAACGGCGACGGCAAGCAGACGCGCGACTACGTCTACGTCGGCGATCTCGTGCGGGCGAACCTGGCGCTCGCGACCCACAGCTACTGCGGCCCGATGAACTTCGGCACCGGTATCGAGACCGACGTCAACACCCTGTTCCACGAGCTGCGGGAGCTCTGCGGCGCGGACGTCCCCGAGCAGCACGGGCCGGCGAAGCCCGGGGAGCAGCGGCGCAGCGTCATCTCGCCGAAGCTCGCCGAGCAGGTCCTCGGCTGGCGGCCGGAGGTCACGCTGCGCGAGGGGCTCGCGCGGACGGTCGAGTACTTCCGCGAGAAGCGCGCGGGCGGCGGTCGCTAG
- the lepA gene encoding translation elongation factor 4, protein MDSDRIRNFSIIAHIDHGKSTLADRLLERTGTLSQREMQDQVLDDMELERERGITIKARAVRLRYRARDGKDYVLNLIDTPGHVDFSYEVSRSLAACEGAILVVDAAQGVEAQTLANVYLALDNDLEIVPVLNKIDLPAADPDRVRRQLEEVIGLDGSEAVLASAKQGVGIDEILERVVTHIPPPRGDAQAPLQALIFDSWFDPYHGAVVLVRVKNGVVKKGDRIRLMAAGRDYEVTRVAVLTPAPSDVPQLGPGEVGILMASIKEIADARIGDTVTHAQRPAAEPLPGFKAVKPMVFSGLYPADTGQYEALRAAVEKLKLNDASFSYEPENSIALGFGFRCGFLGLLHMEIVRERLEREFGLVLITTAPTVAYQVVTTSGETILVDSPAKLPPVQNIERIEEPFILATIHLPAEYLGAVLKLCEDKRGRQKEIKYLGENRVMLVYELPLNEVVVDFYDRLKSISKGYASLDYELSSFVASDLVKLDIRVNGEVVDALSMIVHRDRAYTRGRELAAKLRELIPRQMFEVVIQASIGSKVIARETIKAMRKNVTAKCYGGDITRKRKLLEAQKEGKKRMKQVGRVEIPQEAFLAALKVDQ, encoded by the coding sequence ATGGACAGCGACCGGATTCGCAATTTCTCCATCATCGCCCACATCGACCACGGCAAGTCGACGCTGGCGGACCGCCTGCTCGAGCGGACCGGCACGTTGTCCCAGCGCGAGATGCAGGACCAGGTGCTCGACGACATGGAGCTCGAGCGCGAGCGCGGGATCACGATCAAGGCCCGCGCCGTCCGCCTGCGCTACCGCGCCCGTGACGGCAAGGACTACGTCCTCAACCTGATCGACACCCCGGGCCACGTCGACTTCTCCTACGAGGTGTCGCGGAGCCTCGCGGCCTGCGAGGGGGCGATCCTGGTCGTCGACGCGGCGCAGGGGGTCGAAGCTCAGACGCTCGCCAACGTCTACCTGGCGTTGGACAACGACCTCGAGATCGTCCCGGTGCTGAACAAGATCGACCTGCCGGCGGCCGATCCGGACCGCGTCCGCCGGCAGCTCGAGGAGGTCATCGGCCTCGACGGCTCGGAGGCGGTGCTGGCGAGCGCGAAGCAGGGCGTGGGCATCGACGAGATCCTCGAGCGGGTCGTGACGCACATCCCGCCGCCGCGCGGCGACGCCCAGGCGCCGCTCCAGGCGCTGATCTTCGACTCCTGGTTCGACCCGTACCACGGCGCGGTGGTGCTGGTGCGGGTGAAGAACGGCGTCGTGAAGAAGGGCGACCGCATCCGCTTGATGGCGGCCGGGCGCGACTACGAGGTCACGCGCGTCGCCGTGCTGACCCCCGCGCCGAGCGACGTGCCGCAGCTCGGACCGGGCGAGGTCGGCATCCTGATGGCGTCGATCAAGGAGATCGCCGACGCCCGCATCGGTGACACGGTGACGCACGCGCAGCGTCCCGCGGCCGAGCCGCTGCCGGGCTTCAAGGCCGTCAAGCCGATGGTCTTCAGCGGTCTCTATCCCGCCGACACCGGGCAGTACGAGGCGCTGCGCGCGGCGGTCGAGAAGCTCAAGCTCAACGACGCGTCGTTCTCCTACGAACCCGAGAACTCGATCGCGCTGGGCTTCGGCTTCCGCTGCGGTTTCCTCGGTCTCCTGCACATGGAGATCGTGCGCGAGCGTCTCGAGCGCGAGTTCGGCCTCGTGCTGATCACCACCGCGCCGACGGTCGCGTACCAGGTCGTCACCACGTCGGGGGAAACGATCTTGGTTGACAGCCCGGCGAAGCTGCCGCCGGTGCAGAACATCGAGCGCATCGAGGAGCCGTTCATCCTCGCGACCATCCACCTGCCGGCGGAGTACCTCGGCGCGGTTCTGAAGCTCTGCGAGGACAAGCGCGGACGCCAGAAGGAGATCAAGTACCTCGGCGAGAACCGCGTCATGCTGGTCTACGAGCTGCCGCTCAACGAGGTGGTGGTCGACTTCTACGACCGCCTGAAGTCGATCTCGAAGGGCTACGCGTCGCTCGACTACGAGCTCTCGAGCTTCGTCGCCAGCGACCTCGTCAAGCTCGACATTCGGGTCAACGGCGAGGTGGTCGACGCGCTGTCGATGATCGTGCACCGCGACCGCGCCTACACGCGCGGCCGCGAGCTGGCGGCGAAGCTGCGTGAGCTGATCCCGCGGCAGATGTTCGAGGTGGTGATCCAGGCGTCGATCGGCAGCAAGGTGATCGCGCGCGAGACCATCAAGGCCATGCGCAAGAACGTGACCGCCAAGTGCTACGGCGGCGACATCACCCGCAAGCGCAAGCTCCTCGAGGCGCAGAAGGAAGGCAAGAAGCGCATGAAGCAGGTCGGCCGGGTGGAGATCCCGCAGGAAGCGTTCCTCGCCGCGCTGAAGGTGGACCAGTGA
- the lepB gene encoding signal peptidase I translates to MRPTPKAKSTFREYAEALVVALALALFIRTFFVQAFKIPSGSMLPTLQIGDHLLVNKLLYGVRIPVYGTRLFSYFEPERGDIIVFVYPEDREKDFIKRVIGIPGDEIEIRNKKLYRNGEPVGEEPYAQYTEPAEPGPRDNFGPVTVPEGHVFVMGDNRDHSFDSRFWGFVPYEDIKGKAFIIYWSWDGDDSWVRWSRIGRLVH, encoded by the coding sequence GTGCGCCCGACGCCCAAGGCCAAGTCGACCTTCCGCGAGTACGCCGAGGCCCTCGTGGTCGCCTTGGCGCTCGCTTTGTTCATCCGAACGTTTTTCGTGCAGGCCTTCAAGATTCCGTCCGGATCGATGCTGCCGACGCTGCAGATCGGCGATCACCTGCTCGTCAACAAACTTCTGTATGGCGTTCGGATCCCCGTGTATGGCACACGTTTGTTCAGCTACTTCGAGCCGGAACGGGGCGACATCATCGTGTTCGTCTACCCCGAGGATCGGGAGAAGGACTTCATCAAGCGGGTCATCGGGATCCCGGGCGACGAGATCGAGATCAGGAACAAGAAGCTGTACCGCAACGGCGAGCCGGTGGGTGAAGAACCGTACGCGCAGTACACGGAGCCGGCCGAGCCGGGACCTCGCGACAACTTCGGCCCCGTTACCGTCCCGGAGGGTCACGTGTTCGTCATGGGCGACAACCGCGACCACAGCTTTGACTCACGTTTCTGGGGCTTCGTGCCGTATGAGGACATCAAAGGCAAAGCGTTCATCATCTACTGGTCGTGGGACGGTGACGATAGCTGGGTGCGCTGGTCGAGGATCGGCCGCCTGGTGCACTGA
- a CDS encoding nucleotide sugar dehydrogenase, with protein sequence MQLSEKLASRQARLGVIGLGYVGLPLSVEMAQAGFSVVGIDADPRKVAEINAQRSYISDVPTDVLAKVVAAGKLEATTDTGVLAEVDAVSICVPTPLSKTKDPDVSYILDAVKAIKQHLHRGQLIVLESTTYPGTTDELIRAELESKDLRVGRDFFLAFSPERIDPGNRTHGTRNTPKVVGGITPRCTELATLLYSQFIERVVPVSSARTAEMVKLLENTFRSVNIALVNELASMCDVLGIDAYEVIDAAATKPFGFLPFYPGPGLGGHCIPIDPHYLAWKLKAHDFTARFIGLAAEVNQRMPELVVDKVVAGLNHQGKPVKGSRILALGVAYKRDVSDMRESPALTVIKLLEDRGGRVSYHDPYVPEMVLENGSMASVALTDDVLRMADCVVILTDHSCFDIPHIVANSRLVVDTRNATRGLESKFGERIWKLGAPAPAAMNYAYAESA encoded by the coding sequence ATGCAACTGAGTGAGAAGCTGGCGTCGAGGCAGGCTCGACTGGGTGTCATCGGCCTCGGCTACGTGGGCTTGCCGCTGTCGGTCGAGATGGCGCAAGCGGGCTTCTCGGTGGTCGGTATCGACGCGGATCCGCGCAAGGTCGCGGAGATCAACGCGCAGCGCTCGTACATCTCCGACGTTCCGACCGACGTGCTCGCCAAGGTGGTCGCCGCGGGCAAGCTCGAGGCGACGACCGACACCGGCGTGCTCGCCGAGGTCGACGCGGTCAGCATCTGCGTGCCGACGCCGCTGTCGAAGACCAAGGACCCGGACGTCAGCTACATCCTCGACGCCGTCAAGGCGATCAAGCAGCACCTGCACCGCGGACAGCTGATCGTGCTCGAGAGCACGACCTATCCCGGCACCACCGACGAGCTGATCCGCGCGGAGCTCGAGTCGAAGGACCTGCGCGTCGGGCGCGACTTCTTCCTCGCGTTCTCGCCCGAGCGCATCGATCCGGGCAACCGCACGCACGGGACGCGCAACACGCCGAAGGTCGTGGGCGGCATCACGCCGCGCTGCACCGAGCTCGCGACGCTGCTCTACTCGCAGTTCATCGAGCGCGTCGTGCCGGTGTCGTCGGCGCGCACGGCGGAGATGGTGAAGCTCCTCGAGAACACCTTCCGCAGCGTCAACATCGCGCTGGTCAACGAGCTCGCGTCGATGTGCGACGTGCTCGGCATCGACGCCTACGAGGTGATCGACGCCGCGGCGACCAAGCCCTTCGGCTTCCTGCCGTTCTACCCGGGTCCGGGTCTCGGCGGCCACTGCATCCCGATCGACCCGCACTACCTCGCGTGGAAGCTCAAGGCGCACGACTTCACGGCGCGCTTCATCGGGCTCGCTGCCGAGGTCAACCAGCGCATGCCCGAGCTGGTGGTGGACAAGGTCGTCGCGGGGCTCAACCACCAGGGCAAGCCGGTCAAGGGCTCGCGGATCCTGGCGCTCGGCGTCGCCTACAAGCGCGACGTCAGCGACATGCGCGAGTCGCCGGCGCTGACGGTCATCAAGCTGCTCGAAGACCGCGGCGGGCGGGTCAGCTACCACGATCCGTACGTGCCCGAGATGGTGCTCGAGAACGGCTCGATGGCGAGCGTCGCCTTGACGGACGACGTGCTGCGCATGGCCGACTGCGTGGTGATCCTCACCGACCACTCGTGCTTCGACATCCCGCACATCGTCGCGAACTCGCGGCTGGTCGTGGACACGCGCAACGCGACGCGCGGTCTCGAGAGCAAGTTCGGCGAGCGGATCTGGAAGCTCGGCGCTCCTGCGCCGGCGGCCATGAACTACGCCTACGCCGAGTCCGCCTGA
- a CDS encoding S1 RNA-binding domain-containing protein, giving the protein MSAEQRQEGGEAAAEPSFAELLDGHAPPHTFEVGQTVSGVVIQIGAEDVFLDLGGKGEGHIARAELVDDTGALTVAVGDTVEATVVDVGRELRLSRKLVAGAHAREMLRSAAESGIPVQGKVAAVIKGGFEVTVAGLRAFCPLSQMDLRRIDDQAAYLNQVYDFRVVELSEDGRRIVVSRRKLLEEEARRQAEETRKRVVPGAVLTGHVSSVTAFGAFVDLGGVSGLVHVSEISHQRVDRPADVLQPGQQVTVKVLRVDLQTGKIALSMKELEGDPWATVHEKLKPRQVVEGRLARVTDFGAFVELLPGVDGLVHVSELPHGSLAKLREAAKARAAISVIVLEIDDQKRRIALALAPSGVAAGDVLETPQLAVGSVVTGKVEKIEPFGVTLRLGPGQTGLIPNSEMGTPRGTDHAKEFPPGTEISAEVLSIDKGGRRVRLSRQRAIAREERAEVERHTRTAQNTSLSTFGELLAKAQRERRR; this is encoded by the coding sequence ATGTCCGCCGAGCAGAGGCAGGAGGGCGGCGAGGCAGCGGCAGAGCCGAGCTTCGCCGAGCTGCTCGACGGGCACGCGCCGCCGCACACCTTCGAGGTCGGCCAGACCGTCTCCGGCGTCGTGATCCAGATCGGCGCCGAGGACGTCTTTCTCGACCTCGGGGGCAAGGGCGAGGGGCACATCGCGCGCGCCGAGCTGGTCGACGACACGGGCGCGCTCACCGTCGCGGTGGGCGACACCGTCGAAGCGACGGTGGTCGACGTCGGACGCGAGCTGCGCCTGTCGCGCAAGCTCGTCGCCGGCGCGCACGCGCGCGAGATGCTGCGCAGCGCGGCGGAGAGCGGGATCCCGGTGCAGGGCAAGGTCGCCGCCGTCATCAAGGGCGGCTTCGAGGTGACGGTCGCGGGTCTGCGCGCGTTCTGTCCGCTGTCGCAGATGGACCTGCGCCGGATCGACGACCAGGCCGCCTACCTGAACCAGGTCTACGACTTCCGCGTCGTCGAGCTCAGCGAGGACGGACGGCGCATCGTCGTGTCGCGGCGCAAGCTGCTCGAGGAGGAGGCGCGGCGTCAAGCAGAGGAGACGCGCAAGCGGGTGGTTCCCGGCGCCGTGCTCACCGGGCACGTGAGCTCGGTGACCGCGTTCGGCGCCTTCGTCGACCTGGGCGGCGTCTCCGGGCTCGTGCACGTCTCCGAGATCTCGCACCAGCGCGTCGACCGGCCGGCGGACGTCCTGCAGCCGGGCCAGCAGGTCACCGTCAAGGTGCTCCGCGTCGACCTGCAGACCGGCAAGATCGCGCTCAGCATGAAGGAGCTCGAGGGCGATCCGTGGGCGACGGTGCACGAGAAGCTGAAGCCGCGTCAGGTGGTCGAGGGCCGGCTCGCGCGCGTCACCGACTTCGGCGCGTTCGTCGAGCTGCTGCCCGGCGTCGACGGCCTCGTGCACGTCAGCGAGCTGCCGCACGGCTCGCTCGCCAAGCTGCGCGAGGCGGCGAAGGCGCGCGCCGCGATCTCGGTGATCGTGCTCGAGATCGACGACCAGAAGCGCCGCATCGCGCTCGCGCTCGCGCCGAGCGGCGTCGCCGCGGGCGACGTGCTCGAGACGCCGCAGCTCGCGGTCGGCAGCGTCGTCACCGGCAAGGTCGAGAAGATCGAGCCCTTCGGCGTCACGCTGCGCCTCGGACCGGGGCAGACCGGCCTCATCCCGAACAGCGAGATGGGCACCCCGCGCGGCACCGACCACGCGAAGGAGTTCCCGCCCGGCACCGAGATCTCGGCCGAGGTGCTGTCGATCGACAAGGGCGGGCGGCGCGTGCGCCTGTCGCGCCAGCGCGCGATCGCGCGCGAGGAGCGCGCCGAGGTCGAGCGCCACACGCGCACGGCGCAGAACACAAGCCTCTCGACCTTCGGCGAGCTGCTCGCGAAGGCGCAGCGCGAGCGCCGGCGCTGA
- a CDS encoding 3-keto-5-aminohexanoate cleavage protein codes for MSLPPLIIEVAVNGATTRDEHPRVPITKEEIVADARACAAEGASVIHVHGRKPDGGWAFDDADAHREIFAELRCDGLLVYPSMSFSTGDPVARFRHVDALGAEGLLDWAPVDTGTVYLIRCADGRLAPRGFAYVNPVEDSRHALALCERHGLAPSVAAYEPGFVRQLLLLLPEFPGLRPAVVRFMFGGSVLPFGFPPEPAFVDAYVELLRGASFPWMVACYGGDVLPIAEHAIRRGGHVRVGLEDDASDPARGNVERVREVAALARRLGREIATPADARRLTGA; via the coding sequence ATGTCGCTGCCACCGCTGATCATCGAGGTCGCCGTCAATGGCGCGACGACGCGCGACGAGCACCCGCGGGTGCCGATCACCAAAGAGGAGATCGTCGCCGACGCCCGCGCGTGCGCCGCGGAAGGCGCTTCGGTGATCCACGTCCACGGCCGCAAGCCCGACGGCGGCTGGGCGTTCGACGACGCCGACGCGCACCGCGAGATCTTCGCCGAGCTGCGCTGCGACGGCCTGCTCGTCTACCCGTCGATGTCGTTCTCGACCGGCGACCCGGTGGCGCGCTTTCGCCACGTCGATGCGCTCGGCGCCGAGGGCTTGCTCGACTGGGCCCCGGTCGACACCGGCACGGTCTACCTGATCCGCTGCGCGGACGGTCGCCTCGCGCCGCGCGGCTTCGCCTACGTCAATCCGGTCGAGGACAGCCGCCACGCGCTCGCGCTCTGCGAGCGGCACGGGCTCGCGCCCAGCGTTGCCGCCTACGAGCCGGGCTTCGTGCGCCAGCTGCTGCTGCTGCTGCCGGAGTTCCCAGGGCTGCGTCCGGCGGTGGTGCGCTTCATGTTCGGCGGGAGCGTCCTGCCCTTCGGCTTCCCGCCCGAGCCGGCGTTCGTCGACGCCTACGTCGAGCTGCTCCGTGGCGCGAGCTTCCCGTGGATGGTCGCCTGCTACGGCGGCGACGTGCTGCCGATCGCGGAGCACGCGATCCGCCGCGGCGGCCACGTCCGGGTCGGGCTCGAGGACGACGCGAGCGATCCCGCGCGCGGCAACGTCGAGCGCGTGCGCGAGGTCGCCGCGCTCGCGCGCCGGCTCGGACGCGAGATCGCGACGCCCGCCGACGCGCGCCGCCTGACCGGCGCCTGA
- the pyrR gene encoding bifunctional pyr operon transcriptional regulator/uracil phosphoribosyltransferase PyrR, which translates to MRASSNDHPSRIVLDAAGIGRALARIAHEVVERNKGVADLGIIGIRSRGDHLARRLQGEIKKLEGEEVPFGAMDITLYRDDINRGADHPVIKSTEIPWEVDGKTILLVDDVLFTGRTIRAALDALMDFGRPRAIQLAVLVDRGHRELPIRADYVGKNLPTQHSEKVQVRLREDDGIDEVAILPPPAATSANETRAGARPARRA; encoded by the coding sequence ATGAGAGCGTCATCCAACGATCACCCTAGCCGCATCGTGCTCGATGCGGCGGGCATCGGTCGTGCTCTCGCCCGCATCGCCCACGAGGTCGTCGAGCGCAACAAGGGCGTTGCCGACCTGGGCATCATCGGGATCCGCTCGCGCGGCGATCACCTCGCGCGCCGCCTGCAGGGCGAGATCAAGAAGCTCGAGGGCGAGGAGGTGCCGTTCGGCGCGATGGACATCACGCTCTATCGCGACGACATCAACCGCGGCGCCGACCACCCGGTGATCAAGAGCACGGAGATCCCGTGGGAAGTCGACGGCAAGACCATTTTGCTGGTCGACGACGTGCTGTTCACCGGACGCACGATCCGAGCTGCGCTTGACGCGCTCATGGACTTCGGCCGGCCGCGCGCGATCCAGCTCGCCGTGCTGGTCGACCGCGGCCATCGCGAGCTGCCGATCCGCGCCGACTACGTCGGCAAGAACCTCCCGACCCAGCACTCGGAGAAGGTGCAGGTACGCCTGCGCGAGGACGACGGCATCGACGAGGTGGCGATCCTGCCGCCACCGGCCGCGACCTCGGCGAACGAGACGCGCGCGGGCGCGCGCCCGGCGCGGAGGGCATGA
- a CDS encoding aspartate carbamoyltransferase catalytic subunit, with protein MLFERRHLLGLEGLSAEEITFLLDTAESFKEVSEREIKKVPTLRGRTVVNLFYEASTRTRTSFEIAAKRLSADTINLSANVSSASKGETLTDTARNLAAMRPDAIVVRHPSAGAPHLLARHVDCPIINAGDGAHEHPTQALLDLLTIRSHKGQIAGLTVAIVGDLLHSRVARSNLFGLRTMGARVRFVGPPTLVPRHFAELGAELVYDLHEGLRDVDVIMMLRIQRERMNGRYFSSLDEYSRLYCLSVDAVARARKDVIILHPGPMNRGVEISSTVADGPYSVIMDQVTNGLAVRMATLYVLVGKRREVEVVENEAAPPLRRAAAAE; from the coding sequence ATGCTGTTCGAGCGACGTCACCTGCTCGGGCTCGAGGGCCTGAGCGCCGAGGAGATCACCTTCCTGCTCGACACCGCGGAATCGTTCAAGGAGGTCTCGGAGCGCGAGATCAAGAAGGTGCCGACGCTGCGCGGTCGCACCGTGGTCAACCTCTTCTACGAAGCGAGCACACGCACGCGGACGTCCTTCGAGATCGCCGCCAAGCGCCTGTCCGCGGACACGATCAACCTGTCGGCCAACGTCTCGTCGGCGAGCAAGGGGGAGACGCTGACCGACACCGCGCGCAACCTCGCCGCGATGCGCCCGGACGCGATCGTGGTGCGCCATCCCTCGGCGGGCGCGCCGCACCTGCTCGCGCGTCACGTCGACTGCCCGATCATCAACGCGGGCGACGGCGCGCACGAGCACCCCACGCAGGCGCTGCTCGACCTGCTGACGATCCGCTCGCACAAGGGACAAATCGCAGGCTTGACGGTGGCGATCGTCGGCGACCTGCTGCACAGCCGGGTCGCGCGCTCGAACCTGTTCGGCCTGCGGACGATGGGCGCGCGGGTGCGCTTCGTCGGCCCGCCGACGCTCGTGCCGCGCCACTTCGCGGAGCTCGGCGCCGAGCTGGTCTACGACCTGCACGAGGGGCTGCGCGACGTCGACGTCATCATGATGCTGCGCATCCAGCGCGAGCGCATGAACGGCCGCTACTTCTCGTCGCTCGACGAGTACTCGCGGCTCTACTGCCTGTCGGTCGACGCGGTGGCGCGCGCGCGCAAGGACGTGATCATCCTGCACCCGGGACCGATGAACCGCGGCGTCGAGATCTCGAGCACGGTTGCCGACGGTCCGTACTCGGTCATCATGGACCAGGTGACGAACGGTCTCGCGGTGCGCATGGCGACGCTCTACGTGCTGGTCGGCAAGCGGCGCGAGGTCGAGGTCGTCGAGAACGAGGCTGCGCCGCCGCTGCGTCGCGCGGCCGCGGCCGAGTAG